The following proteins are encoded in a genomic region of Flammeovirga pectinis:
- a CDS encoding DEAD/DEAH box helicase, with translation MTFKELGIQDALVKALVENGIEEPTAIQEKSIPFLITKGTDFIGQAQTGTGKTAAFGLPLLQTVNPKSSQPQALILSPTRELGQQIQKQLFRFTKYYHKVFCEAVYGGASIDQQINNLKRPTHIVVATPGRLLDLVDRNAIDLSEVKTVVMDEADEMLSMGFKEDLSKILRLTTNKKATWLFSATFPAGINDIVNKHMDKDAFRIEVNPFNVINKKIKFEYILAEQKQKIETLNWFIRSQGDARGVVFTRTKAEAQQVSKQLHGKQFKAEAIHGDLSQKERDKVMRAFKGNKLQILVATDLAARGIDIADLAYVVHYQLPDKMEYFTHRSGRTARAGRSGTSLCIVSKREMTKLDDIEDSLGITMEQIFD, from the coding sequence ATGACATTCAAGGAATTAGGAATTCAAGATGCTTTAGTAAAAGCATTAGTAGAAAATGGTATTGAAGAACCTACGGCTATTCAGGAAAAATCAATCCCATTTTTAATCACAAAAGGAACTGATTTTATCGGACAAGCACAAACAGGTACAGGAAAAACAGCCGCTTTTGGCCTTCCTCTTCTTCAGACTGTAAATCCTAAAAGTTCTCAACCTCAAGCTTTAATCCTTTCACCTACACGTGAGTTAGGACAGCAAATTCAGAAGCAATTATTCCGTTTCACAAAATACTATCATAAAGTATTCTGCGAGGCTGTTTATGGTGGAGCTTCTATCGATCAACAAATCAATAACCTAAAGAGACCAACACATATTGTTGTTGCAACTCCTGGGCGTTTATTAGATTTAGTTGACCGTAATGCTATTGATCTGTCTGAAGTTAAAACCGTAGTAATGGATGAGGCTGATGAGATGTTAAGTATGGGATTTAAAGAAGACCTGTCTAAAATTCTTCGTCTTACAACAAATAAAAAAGCGACATGGTTGTTCTCTGCTACTTTCCCTGCAGGTATCAATGATATTGTAAATAAACATATGGATAAAGATGCGTTCCGTATCGAAGTAAATCCATTTAACGTTATCAATAAAAAGATAAAGTTTGAATATATTCTTGCTGAACAAAAACAAAAAATCGAAACATTAAACTGGTTCATTAGATCCCAGGGAGATGCAAGAGGAGTTGTTTTTACAAGAACAAAAGCAGAAGCTCAACAAGTATCTAAGCAATTACATGGTAAACAGTTTAAGGCTGAAGCAATCCATGGTGATTTATCTCAGAAAGAAAGAGATAAAGTAATGCGTGCTTTTAAAGGTAACAAATTACAGATTTTAGTAGCTACAGATTTAGCAGCTAGAGGTATTGACATTGCTGACCTTGCGTACGTTGTTCACTATCAACTTCCAGATAAAATGGAATACTTTACTCATAGAAGTGGTAGAACAGCAAGAGCAGGTAGATCAGGTACTTCTTTATGTATTGTAAGTAAAAGAGAGATGACTAAACTTGATGACATTGAAGATTCTTTAGGAATCACAATGGAACAAATTTTTGATTAA
- the secDF gene encoding protein translocase subunit SecDF, giving the protein MRNRGFVLFIAITVTLFSLFDLSFTVVSRSVQNSADEYAMDSKGHVDYFKKQAYIDSVWKLPVYDLGFTSYTYEEVKNKELALGLDLQGGMSVTLEVSPIEVIKAMAGSNVDPAFEKSIAAASAAEKENRESFTDNFFSALEENAPNVPFATYFATSSNKGRISFNSPNDKVKKLVESEVDGAVDRAFEIIRTRIDKFGVTQPNIQRLQGTNRISIELPGVDNPERVRNLVQGVAKLEFLEVWTNQEAQPYIFQMNQAWVKQEEARKKLSGEVAKADAPKKEASENSLFEGDSTTAAADSAKVDETSVSPLLAKMQGGLVYSDDDTAAVNKMLRDTEVMDVIPSDMKFIWAHKPLAEQNGKSFYELFPVKKDREAKLGGDVITDAIQTFDQRAQPAVSMSMNVEGAKKWKKMTGQNLGRRIAIALDNEVYTAPTVNSEIDGGRSEITGSFDINEAKDLANVLKAGKLPAPTRIIEEVVVGPSLGKVAQSEGLNSVLLGLSLVIVFMIVYYAKGGIIANVALLSNIFFIVGILAELGAALTLPGIAGIVLTIGMSIDANVLIFERIREEQRAGRSLLQAINNGYDRAFWTIFDANVTTLLTGAFLYVFGMGPIKGFAVTLMIGIVCSFFSAVFISRLIVSYFTNKYGEETKLSFETGLSKKLAGQSNYDFMGKRKIAYAASVVVIIAGLASLSINGLNLGVDFTGGRSYIVSFDEAIVPSKLQASLVKDFDGKSVEVKTYGNDQTLKITTAYLVDDESTEADTKVQQIVVKGIEKFTGDKFSDKQKVDAGTFVIPSTSKVGATIADDITDGAEEAVLFSLLGIFAYIWVRFRRANFGIGAIAALVHDTLIVFGAFGIANLLGAGFELDQVFIAAILTVIGYSINDTVVVFDRVREEEENSKDGDQLINVINKAINGTLNRTIITSFTTLLVIFVLLVFGGEALRGFSFSLFVGIMVGTYSSIFIAAPVVFDTSKKEIRKKATEATAVKA; this is encoded by the coding sequence ATGAGAAACAGAGGTTTTGTACTGTTTATTGCGATCACAGTGACGCTATTCAGTTTATTCGACCTATCATTCACAGTTGTATCTCGTTCAGTTCAGAACAGTGCAGATGAGTATGCAATGGATTCGAAAGGTCATGTAGACTATTTTAAAAAACAAGCTTACATTGATTCGGTATGGAAATTACCAGTTTATGATTTAGGCTTCACTTCTTACACATACGAAGAGGTAAAAAACAAAGAATTAGCATTAGGTCTTGACCTTCAAGGTGGTATGTCAGTAACATTGGAGGTTTCTCCAATCGAAGTGATTAAAGCTATGGCTGGTTCTAATGTAGATCCTGCTTTTGAAAAGTCAATTGCTGCTGCATCTGCTGCAGAAAAAGAAAATAGAGAGTCTTTTACAGACAATTTCTTTAGTGCATTAGAAGAGAACGCTCCAAACGTTCCTTTTGCAACTTATTTTGCTACTTCATCTAACAAAGGAAGAATTTCTTTTAATTCTCCAAACGATAAAGTTAAAAAATTAGTAGAGTCTGAAGTGGATGGTGCTGTAGATAGAGCATTTGAAATTATCCGTACTCGTATTGATAAATTTGGTGTTACACAACCAAACATTCAACGTCTTCAAGGTACTAACCGTATTTCTATCGAACTTCCTGGTGTTGATAACCCAGAGCGTGTTCGTAATTTAGTACAAGGTGTTGCAAAATTAGAGTTCTTAGAAGTTTGGACAAACCAAGAGGCACAGCCTTACATTTTCCAAATGAACCAAGCTTGGGTAAAACAAGAAGAAGCTCGTAAGAAATTATCAGGAGAAGTAGCTAAAGCTGACGCTCCTAAAAAAGAAGCATCTGAAAATTCATTATTCGAAGGTGACTCTACAACTGCTGCTGCAGATTCTGCAAAAGTTGACGAAACTTCAGTTTCTCCTCTTTTAGCTAAAATGCAAGGTGGTTTAGTTTACTCTGATGATGATACAGCAGCAGTAAACAAAATGCTACGTGATACAGAAGTTATGGATGTTATCCCTTCTGATATGAAATTTATCTGGGCTCACAAACCACTTGCTGAACAAAACGGTAAGAGCTTCTACGAATTATTCCCAGTGAAGAAAGATCGTGAAGCAAAACTTGGTGGTGATGTTATTACAGATGCAATCCAAACTTTTGATCAAAGAGCTCAACCTGCAGTTTCAATGTCAATGAATGTTGAAGGTGCTAAGAAATGGAAGAAAATGACTGGCCAAAATTTAGGTCGTCGTATTGCTATTGCTTTAGATAATGAAGTATATACTGCTCCAACTGTAAATTCTGAAATTGACGGTGGTCGTTCTGAAATTACGGGTTCTTTTGATATCAACGAAGCAAAAGATTTAGCAAACGTTCTTAAGGCTGGTAAATTACCTGCTCCAACTCGTATTATCGAGGAAGTAGTAGTTGGACCATCATTAGGTAAAGTTGCGCAAAGCGAAGGTCTTAATTCAGTATTATTAGGTTTAAGCTTAGTAATCGTATTTATGATCGTTTACTATGCTAAAGGTGGTATTATTGCAAACGTTGCTTTATTATCAAACATCTTCTTTATTGTAGGTATTTTAGCAGAGCTTGGTGCAGCATTAACGTTACCAGGTATTGCAGGTATTGTACTTACAATTGGTATGTCGATTGATGCCAACGTACTTATCTTCGAACGTATTCGTGAAGAACAAAGGGCAGGTAGGTCGTTATTACAAGCAATTAATAATGGTTATGACCGTGCATTCTGGACAATTTTTGATGCCAACGTTACTACTTTATTAACGGGTGCATTCTTATATGTATTCGGAATGGGACCAATTAAAGGTTTTGCAGTAACATTAATGATTGGTATTGTTTGTTCATTCTTCTCAGCAGTATTTATTTCTCGTTTAATTGTTTCTTACTTCACTAACAAGTATGGCGAGGAAACTAAATTAAGCTTCGAAACAGGTTTATCTAAGAAATTAGCTGGACAATCTAATTACGACTTCATGGGTAAACGTAAGATTGCTTACGCTGCTTCTGTAGTTGTTATTATTGCAGGTCTTGCTTCTTTATCAATTAATGGTTTAAACTTAGGTGTAGACTTTACTGGTGGGCGTAGTTATATTGTAAGCTTCGACGAAGCGATTGTACCTTCAAAATTACAAGCTTCTTTAGTGAAGGATTTTGATGGTAAATCTGTTGAAGTTAAAACTTACGGTAACGATCAAACTTTAAAAATTACTACAGCATACCTTGTAGACGACGAGTCTACTGAGGCAGATACTAAAGTGCAACAAATTGTAGTAAAAGGTATCGAGAAGTTTACTGGAGATAAATTCTCTGATAAACAAAAAGTAGATGCTGGTACTTTTGTTATTCCTTCTACATCTAAAGTAGGTGCTACTATTGCAGATGATATTACAGATGGTGCAGAAGAAGCAGTATTGTTCTCTTTATTAGGAATCTTTGCTTATATCTGGGTACGTTTCCGTAGAGCTAACTTTGGTATTGGTGCAATTGCAGCATTAGTTCACGATACATTAATTGTATTTGGTGCTTTTGGTATTGCAAACTTATTAGGTGCTGGTTTTGAATTAGACCAAGTATTTATTGCAGCAATCTTAACAGTAATTGGTTATTCTATTAACGATACAGTGGTTGTATTTGACCGTGTTCGTGAAGAAGAAGAAAATTCTAAAGATGGAGATCAATTAATTAACGTTATCAACAAAGCAATTAATGGTACATTAAACCGTACAATTATTACTTCGTTTACTACATTATTAGTAATCTTTGTATTATTAGTATTTGGTGGTGAAGCATTAAGAGGATTCTCATTCTCATTATTTGTTGGTATCATGGTGGGTACTTACTCATCTATCTTTATCGCTGCTCCAGTGGTATTTGATACTTCTAAAAAAGAAATCAGAAAGAAAGCTACTGAAGCTACTGCTGTTAAAGCATAG
- a CDS encoding caspase family protein, whose translation MRTTIFLILSLLFSISTFAQKKIVVMPKVAKGGTICNAYQIYDNKISISAVENVYKKNRYSVVNSSAIIEQLYSSGGCYKANDEVQNEIISQNGLKLYTQIAAKTKTSYNGSFVEITVNVFDVSERRLLATQVSKSTPNYSTDKKKQIEQAFEKIIKPLMQTATANLAAGKYLDVPKAVVIPVIKQAPEKETPKEEVLLVKKEVPVEEVVEVYSSDVDINIPKSNKVNEDAVAVIIGNKAYRNPDVPEVKYAVHDAKIMKKYLIETFGFREGNIIYKENATQADFNAIFGIKGNAKGKLYNYVKPNKSDVFVFYSGHGAPNPESKEGFFVPVDTDPSLIQFNGYSLTTFYKNLGEVPYKSLNVVIDACFSGSSDGGMLLKSISPVFIKTENKVMNDELAVIMSASQSEQVASWYNDQNHGLFTYFYLKGLQGAADTNNDNKISVKEMSEYITSNVEYMARRLNNREQKPQVVGDATILIRE comes from the coding sequence ATGAGAACAACAATATTTTTAATACTAAGTCTACTTTTTTCAATTTCTACTTTTGCTCAGAAAAAAATTGTGGTAATGCCTAAGGTTGCTAAAGGAGGAACCATTTGCAATGCATATCAGATATATGATAATAAAATAAGTATTAGTGCCGTAGAGAATGTGTACAAAAAAAATAGATATAGTGTTGTAAATTCATCTGCTATAATAGAACAATTGTATTCTTCTGGAGGGTGCTATAAAGCAAATGATGAAGTTCAGAATGAAATAATCTCTCAAAACGGATTAAAATTATATACTCAAATTGCTGCTAAAACAAAGACTTCTTATAACGGGTCTTTTGTAGAAATTACTGTAAATGTTTTTGATGTTTCTGAAAGAAGATTGTTGGCTACACAAGTGTCAAAATCTACTCCTAATTATTCTACAGATAAGAAGAAGCAAATAGAGCAAGCATTTGAAAAAATAATTAAACCTTTGATGCAAACTGCAACAGCAAATCTTGCAGCAGGAAAGTATTTAGATGTACCGAAGGCTGTAGTGATACCTGTAATTAAACAAGCACCTGAGAAAGAAACACCTAAAGAGGAAGTTCTATTGGTAAAGAAAGAAGTTCCTGTAGAAGAAGTTGTTGAAGTATATTCTAGTGATGTTGACATTAATATTCCTAAATCAAATAAAGTAAATGAAGATGCAGTTGCTGTAATTATTGGTAACAAAGCTTACAGAAATCCAGATGTGCCAGAGGTAAAATATGCTGTTCATGATGCTAAAATTATGAAGAAATACCTTATTGAAACATTTGGTTTTAGAGAAGGGAATATCATTTATAAAGAAAACGCTACACAGGCAGACTTTAATGCCATTTTTGGCATTAAGGGTAATGCTAAAGGGAAATTATACAATTATGTAAAACCAAATAAGTCTGATGTATTTGTGTTTTATAGTGGTCATGGAGCTCCAAACCCAGAATCCAAAGAGGGTTTCTTTGTTCCGGTAGATACAGACCCATCTTTAATTCAGTTTAACGGTTACTCTTTAACTACATTTTATAAAAACTTAGGAGAGGTTCCTTATAAATCATTAAATGTAGTTATAGATGCGTGTTTCAGTGGTTCTTCTGATGGAGGAATGTTACTTAAAAGTATCTCGCCTGTTTTTATTAAGACAGAAAATAAAGTAATGAACGATGAATTAGCTGTAATTATGTCAGCCTCTCAATCAGAGCAAGTTGCTTCTTGGTATAATGATCAGAACCATGGTTTATTTACCTATTTCTATTTAAAGGGGTTACAAGGTGCTGCTGATACAAACAACGATAATAAGATATCAGTAAAAGAGATGTCAGAATACATTACTTCAAATGTAGAATATATGGCAAGACGATTAAATAACAGAGAACAGAAACCACAAGTAGTAGGAGATGCTACTATTTTGATTAGAGAATAG
- a CDS encoding SGNH/GDSL hydrolase family protein encodes MKSYLVGLLSIFILTISCNNETEEYPSPSYNSTTTATVINENIPTRSLKILALGDSYTIGASVQKKDRWNEQLKVQLEAKGYSIGEVTYIAQTGWTTKSLLNAIDTQKNTLLTNYDLVTLLIGVNNQYQRINFDVFLEEYPQLLDIAIKYGNNNTDNVIVLSIPDYGATYSAPSPSISTEIDKYNSSKASLTYSKGVRFFNITSISKMAQQDRTLIASDGLHPSAKMYKYWVSDIIDDVFNQLLEP; translated from the coding sequence ATGAAAAGTTATCTGGTTGGACTATTAAGTATTTTTATTTTAACGATTAGTTGTAACAACGAAACGGAAGAATATCCCTCACCTTCGTATAATTCTACTACTACGGCAACAGTTATTAATGAAAACATTCCTACTCGTTCTTTAAAGATTTTAGCTTTGGGAGATTCCTATACAATTGGAGCTAGTGTACAGAAAAAAGACCGGTGGAATGAACAGCTAAAAGTACAATTAGAAGCAAAAGGATATTCTATTGGAGAAGTAACCTACATTGCTCAAACAGGGTGGACAACAAAAAGCCTTTTAAACGCAATCGACACTCAAAAAAACACACTTTTAACTAATTACGACCTTGTTACTTTATTGATTGGCGTAAATAATCAGTACCAAAGAATTAATTTTGATGTCTTTTTAGAAGAATACCCTCAACTACTAGATATTGCGATCAAGTACGGTAATAACAATACTGATAATGTAATAGTACTTAGCATACCAGATTACGGAGCAACTTACTCAGCACCATCACCAAGTATTTCCACAGAAATAGATAAGTATAATTCTTCTAAAGCAAGCCTTACTTATTCTAAAGGAGTTCGCTTTTTTAATATTACAAGTATTTCTAAAATGGCACAACAAGATCGTACATTAATAGCCTCAGATGGTCTTCATCCTTCTGCAAAGATGTATAAGTATTGGGTGAGTGATATTATAGATGATGTTTTTAATCAGTTGCTTGAACCATAA
- a CDS encoding glycosyltransferase — MKIAILSTFYPLRGGIATYGAALLKALENEGHVVKAFTFSRQYPDFLFPGKSQYITEEDNVESVESEEVLDSINPITYYTTAKKIKAFKPDVLITQFWMSFFGPSMGTVAKLLKNDCITLSILHNVIPHEGRFFDKPFTKYYLNQHHCFVTMSDVVEKDLRSYEPIKPSLLKAHPLYNHFGDPQNQQEAQLKIGVETGKKTLLFFGFIRDYKGLDILIKTFDQLDDSYQLLIAGEVYGSFDSYTKLIEENRNKERIHIFNQYISDQEVGDYFSAADVCVLPYKSATQSGITSIALHFEVPLIATDVGGLKELIINGETGEIVPSATVDHLKRGIDTFFNNDIKQYKLKIIELKKEMSWKNFASKLQDFILNINRNYQSK, encoded by the coding sequence ATGAAGATTGCCATACTTTCTACCTTTTATCCATTAAGAGGTGGAATTGCCACTTATGGGGCTGCACTTTTAAAAGCTTTAGAAAATGAAGGTCATGTTGTAAAGGCATTTACATTTTCTAGACAATACCCTGATTTTTTGTTTCCAGGAAAGTCACAATATATTACAGAAGAGGATAATGTTGAAAGCGTAGAATCTGAAGAGGTTCTGGACTCAATTAATCCGATAACTTATTATACTACTGCCAAAAAAATAAAAGCATTTAAACCTGATGTTTTAATTACTCAATTTTGGATGTCTTTTTTTGGACCATCTATGGGGACGGTAGCTAAATTACTGAAAAACGACTGCATTACTTTAAGTATTTTACATAATGTAATTCCTCATGAAGGTCGTTTTTTTGATAAACCTTTTACAAAGTACTACTTAAATCAGCACCATTGTTTTGTAACAATGAGCGATGTTGTTGAAAAAGACTTAAGAAGTTATGAACCGATAAAGCCTAGCCTATTAAAAGCTCATCCATTATATAATCATTTTGGTGATCCACAAAACCAACAAGAAGCACAGTTAAAAATAGGAGTAGAAACGGGTAAAAAGACATTATTATTCTTTGGGTTTATAAGAGATTACAAAGGGCTAGATATTCTTATCAAAACATTTGATCAACTCGACGATTCGTATCAATTACTTATTGCTGGAGAAGTTTATGGCTCTTTTGATAGTTATACTAAGCTTATTGAAGAAAATAGAAATAAAGAACGTATTCATATATTCAATCAGTACATTTCAGATCAAGAAGTAGGCGATTACTTTTCTGCTGCAGATGTTTGTGTGTTACCTTATAAGTCGGCTACTCAAAGTGGAATTACATCAATTGCGTTGCATTTTGAGGTACCATTAATTGCTACTGATGTAGGCGGTTTAAAAGAACTTATAATTAATGGAGAGACAGGAGAAATTGTTCCTTCTGCAACTGTAGATCATTTAAAGAGAGGTATTGATACTTTTTTTAATAATGATATCAAGCAGTATAAATTAAAAATTATTGAGCTGAAAAAGGAAATGTCTTGGAAGAATTTTGCTTCTAAATTACAAGACTTTATCCTAAATATTAATAGAAACTACCAATCTAAATAG
- a CDS encoding LysM peptidoglycan-binding domain-containing protein translates to MRVLLFFLYFFILPIVATHAQTTVSHEVQDQETLFSISRKYNVSVTEIVDANNIQNNVIKIGQVLTIPQKGEVEEDPYNVPATEVIPAIKITPAQNLVIKEAIYYSAQDGETLRQVAYIYQVPVDSLAVWNGFLPDQMLVENQQIVVSITGEVNKVDETANKVQSKSYADLTVQEAEDYDIPMQKVERGNGIIVDLPNNTSKLMALHRKETVGSYIKVINPNNDKEAIVRVVAALPDQSIADGVIIKISEQVAKKIGVVNEEFRVRVEYNQ, encoded by the coding sequence ATGAGAGTATTACTTTTTTTTCTCTATTTTTTCATTCTTCCAATTGTAGCTACACACGCACAAACTACGGTATCTCACGAGGTACAAGATCAAGAAACATTATTTTCAATATCTAGAAAATACAATGTGTCTGTTACAGAAATTGTTGACGCAAATAACATTCAAAATAATGTAATTAAGATTGGTCAGGTACTTACAATTCCACAGAAAGGGGAAGTTGAAGAAGACCCTTACAATGTTCCTGCTACAGAAGTAATACCAGCAATAAAGATTACTCCAGCTCAAAATTTGGTGATCAAAGAAGCGATTTATTATTCTGCACAAGATGGCGAAACACTTCGTCAGGTAGCTTATATATATCAAGTGCCTGTAGATAGTTTGGCTGTTTGGAATGGATTTTTACCAGATCAGATGCTTGTAGAAAATCAGCAAATTGTAGTGAGTATTACAGGAGAAGTAAATAAAGTAGATGAAACTGCAAATAAAGTACAATCAAAATCTTATGCAGATTTAACCGTTCAAGAAGCAGAAGATTATGATATTCCTATGCAGAAAGTAGAGAGAGGAAATGGCATTATTGTCGATTTGCCTAATAATACAAGTAAGCTAATGGCATTACATAGAAAAGAAACAGTAGGTTCTTATATAAAAGTGATCAATCCAAATAACGATAAAGAAGCAATTGTTAGAGTGGTGGCAGCTTTACCAGATCAAAGCATTGCTGATGGCGTTATTATTAAAATTTCTGAGCAAGTAGCGAAGAAAATTGGGGTTGTAAACGAAGAATTTAGAGTGAGAGTTGAATACAATCAATAA
- a CDS encoding DUF4905 domain-containing protein, translating into MDKLQLNYSFNAHGLIWRVMYSASLKVILLEMRDGERKEVSFAALNVVTGKVLWEGLQLDDSWWVSMAGVKDGFLYFSRFDAESSIPKVSNLIKLDILEAAIIEDNQEDPIDLVSAENFILPIVYPKGVSHNTTLTEFLSSKKFLVEESDIHYLESNDKIIFVFLENSSGELRRKLLICNLSGEVIYEDTMDVDVKAQIMDSFFVAENMLLYIKDKEIWNAVPLA; encoded by the coding sequence ATGGATAAACTTCAATTAAACTATTCTTTTAATGCACACGGATTGATTTGGCGTGTTATGTATTCAGCTTCTTTAAAGGTAATTTTATTGGAGATGCGCGATGGCGAAAGAAAAGAAGTAAGTTTTGCAGCTTTGAATGTTGTAACAGGAAAAGTATTGTGGGAAGGTCTACAATTAGACGATTCTTGGTGGGTTTCTATGGCAGGAGTAAAAGATGGCTTTTTGTACTTCTCTCGTTTTGATGCAGAAAGTAGTATTCCTAAAGTTAGTAACTTGATTAAGCTGGATATTTTAGAAGCTGCAATTATTGAAGATAATCAAGAAGATCCAATAGATTTAGTAAGTGCCGAAAACTTTATTTTACCTATTGTTTATCCTAAAGGTGTATCACATAATACAACATTAACCGAGTTTTTATCATCAAAAAAATTCTTGGTAGAAGAGAGTGATATACATTATTTAGAGAGTAATGATAAAATTATTTTTGTATTCTTAGAAAATAGTAGTGGGGAACTTCGTAGAAAACTGCTAATTTGTAATTTATCCGGAGAGGTAATCTATGAAGATACTATGGATGTGGACGTAAAAGCTCAGATTATGGATAGTTTTTTTGTAGCAGAAAATATGCTTCTCTATATTAAGGATAAAGAAATTTGGAATGCAGTTCCCCTAGCATAA
- a CDS encoding NfeD family protein, with the protein MKQFVHYILLGLLLFSSLNTLAEDKDPIVFEFALRAEIDPRTSRLVENALNEATELNADYVIIDLDTYGGAVNDADKIRQLILDYPKPIFAFINKNAASAGALISIACDSIYMESGSNIGAATVVMGGSGEKAPDKYQSYMRSMMRSTAEANGRDPQIAEAMVDQDLVVEGISEEGAVITFTTTEAIKYEFCEAEVTGVKEILERNNITSYELKKYTPPTTESIIALFLNPAISSILILIILGGIYFELQSPGIGFPIAAAIIAAVLYLVPYYLSGMAANWELIIIAAGLLLIMLEVFVVPGFGVTGISGIVSLILGLTLVMLDNEYFDFTFVSTESIATSLISVTSAIFIGGGGIFLFGHKLLDSPIFNKIALEDTLDSSADFLVTSYIGLTGLAYTVLRPAGKVKIDDQVYDATTEGDFISKGTPIEVVEQSGSTLKVRTLS; encoded by the coding sequence ATGAAACAATTCGTTCACTATATACTCCTTGGATTATTACTATTTAGTAGTCTAAACACTCTTGCAGAAGATAAAGACCCCATCGTTTTCGAATTTGCATTACGTGCCGAAATTGATCCTAGAACATCTCGATTAGTAGAAAATGCTCTTAACGAGGCAACAGAATTAAATGCAGATTATGTAATTATTGATCTAGATACTTACGGAGGTGCTGTAAATGATGCCGATAAAATCCGTCAGTTAATCTTAGATTATCCAAAACCAATTTTTGCATTCATAAATAAAAATGCTGCCAGTGCTGGTGCGTTAATATCTATTGCTTGTGATTCTATTTATATGGAATCTGGTTCTAATATTGGTGCTGCAACTGTAGTTATGGGTGGTTCTGGAGAAAAAGCTCCCGATAAATACCAATCTTACATGCGTTCAATGATGCGTTCTACTGCCGAAGCAAACGGAAGAGATCCTCAAATTGCAGAAGCGATGGTAGATCAAGATTTAGTAGTTGAGGGTATTTCTGAAGAAGGTGCTGTAATTACTTTTACGACTACTGAAGCTATTAAATATGAATTTTGTGAAGCAGAAGTGACAGGAGTAAAAGAAATCTTAGAAAGAAATAATATCACTTCTTATGAACTCAAAAAATATACACCTCCAACAACAGAATCTATTATTGCATTGTTTTTAAACCCTGCCATTAGTAGTATTCTAATATTGATAATTTTAGGTGGAATCTATTTTGAGCTTCAATCTCCTGGAATTGGATTTCCTATTGCAGCAGCAATAATTGCAGCGGTTTTATACTTAGTACCTTATTACCTTAGCGGGATGGCTGCTAATTGGGAATTGATAATCATTGCCGCCGGACTTCTTTTAATAATGTTAGAAGTTTTTGTAGTTCCTGGCTTTGGCGTTACCGGAATTTCCGGAATTGTCAGTTTAATTTTAGGGTTAACATTAGTAATGCTAGATAATGAGTATTTTGATTTCACGTTTGTATCTACAGAAAGTATTGCTACCTCTTTAATTAGCGTTACTTCTGCTATTTTTATTGGTGGAGGAGGAATTTTCTTGTTCGGTCATAAGTTATTGGATAGCCCAATTTTTAATAAAATTGCATTAGAAGATACACTCGATAGTTCTGCAGATTTCTTGGTAACTTCTTATATCGGTTTAACAGGACTTGCTTATACAGTTTTAAGACCAGCAGGGAAAGTTAAAATTGATGATCAAGTATATGATGCAACAACAGAAGGTGATTTTATCTCTAAAGGAACACCTATTGAGGTAGTTGAACAAAGTGGCTCAACTTTAAAAGTGAGAACATTAAGCTAA